One genomic window of Bactrocera dorsalis isolate Fly_Bdor chromosome 4, ASM2337382v1, whole genome shotgun sequence includes the following:
- the LOC105225894 gene encoding uncharacterized abhydrolase domain-containing protein DDB_G0269086: MKFQLVILSALLVSAFALPVPDEEVSPVVQAVPQVQEKSVEVQKVNEKVADVVKPVEARAAELPAAAAAAPALATEEKKDLKPAELPLNAPDAEVSQSLLAEKKEEKKDKQTRADDKVEETKALPVAAAAAAPAAGLAEEPKQAEEALVAAEEKTNIEGKSTIIAEAAPAEQKKDELSAAEETPVVKTDSALAATADIAPAATELKKEETPARQERVGEAVNEVDANVVPAASVVAEVAPAVKSLLAEEAAPAAAPVAATPVLTTDAALEQPAEPEKQLPEAPKELLKSAASEPIAEKVEPAALAPAGDIPLQASEESAAKALKVEEPAQAAPVAAAAAPEAKKIEEPAAAAPAPAELPQQQQKELTPEVKESEPKTLEEKKPAAEAEKLSESKKSKDSNSSSNSSESESKESSESKEEKSD, translated from the coding sequence ATGAAGTTCCAATTAGTCATTCTCTCCGCCCTGCTCGTCAGCGCATTCGCTTTACCCGTACCCGATGAGGAAGTGTCACCGGTAGTACAGGCGGTGCCACAAGTTCAAGAGAAGTCCGTTGAAGTACAAAAGGTCAATGAGAAGGTTGCCGATGTGGTCAAGCCAGTCGAGGCACGTGCTGCTGAACTTCCCGCCGCCGCTGCAGCAGCGCCGGCCCTAGCCACCGAGGAGAAGAAGGACCTAAAACCCGCCGAACTCCCATTGAACGCTCCCGATGCCGAAGTCAGTCAGAGTTTGCTTGCCGAGAAGAAGGAAGAGAAGAAGGATAAACAGACACGCGCTGATGACAAAGTAGAGGAAACTAAAGCCCTACctgttgctgctgccgccgccgcaCCTGCTGCCGGTCTCGCTGAGGAGCCCAAGCAAGCTGAGGAAGCCCTTGTAGCTGCTGAGGAGAAAACTAATATTGAAGGCAAATCCACCATTATTGCTGAAGCCGCACCAGCCGAACAGAAGAAGGATGAACTCTCTGCCGCTGAGGAAACACCTGTGGTGAAAACTGATTCCGCTCTTGCCGCCACTGCTGATATTGCTCCTGCTGCTACTGAACTTAAGAAGGAGGAAACTCCAGCACGTCAAGAACGCGTTGGCGAAGCTGTAAATGAGGTTGATGCCAACGTTGTGCCTGCTGCTTCCGTTGTTGCTGAAGTAGCGCCAGCAGTAAAGAGTTTGTTAGCTGAAGAAGCCGCCCCTGCTGCTGCCCCCGTTGCCGCTACACCCGTTCTCACCACCGATGCTGCACTTGAACAGCCTGCCGAGCCTGAGAAACAACTACCAGAAGCACCCAAAGAGCTGCTCAAATCGGCTGCATCCGAACCAATTGCTGAGAAGGTCGAACCAGCGGCGCTAGCACCAGCCGGTGATATTCCACTACAAGCCAGCGAAGAGAGCGCAGCCAAGGCCTTGAAGGTTGAGGAACCAGCACAAGCAGCTCCAGTTGCCGCTGCTGCCGCACCAGAAGCTAAGAAAATTGAAGAACCCGCCGCCGCTGCTCCCGCACCAGCTGAGCtaccacagcaacaacagaaaGAACTCACACCAGAGGTAAAGGAAAGTGAACCCAAGACATTGGAGGAGAAGAAACCTGCTGCCGAGGCTGAGAAATTGAGTGAGAGCAAGAAATCTAAAGACTCCAACTCGTCATCCAATTCGTCTGAATCCGAATCTAAGGAAAGCAGCGAATCCAAGGAGGAGAAATCTGACTAG